One Mauremys reevesii isolate NIE-2019 linkage group 5, ASM1616193v1, whole genome shotgun sequence genomic window carries:
- the LOC120405906 gene encoding uncharacterized protein LOC120405906 isoform X2, translated as MEASLTCAVCLGLFEDPVTLPLCSHNFCKRCVLECLASGEPGPPASPRAGQAPRFCCPLCRKLCPLPRGGCAALPVNTTLAEVVKLYRAGGGKAGALSPPPAFGAACEKHPARLVQLYCRMCRQAGCGQCVSEEHQGIFHAVNLLDTVYQEEKLTFFSSLKKLRAINENLVKELSSHPKDTEILNKEAEIIMLEFEEIFKTLEMRKKELLEDIESQRSKKEKEYQIWKKMKETHKKTIESFLKDCEKLVDECDPERFLEVACGLNKRMKTQLDLMHIACSYEKSPESTQKQMDIKSVINEILALQLTSVDSCVVKELSSGGNEGLTGKYAYKNSAKQWKDQKNIHNTYYPVVGHEETLTDGRKICTRLMSISEMSTFQNMSHEEVRYNYYMGHRTSDQLKMQTSPANTKHTFVITDSSKDMFSAVPLLASPPKVKDAQRIRTQKLQKGSFSNTSFSSSSSYRFSFPPVNWNFSELNSDLKLFNGTRSPEVSKLTSPSENFNGLVIKNKVKMAQSSPVPISAKTLASPSTSTGLPESATKPVPVSKPTFLGAPTQSLSAPHFIPNLGNNSTLPNLNKAAATFFFKKEKNNSVFPTFYVGRCDTQDEIGSQHGNCTKFNSSALTEAKVAAASASPKLESSESGKPVFSFTFSNSERDCFTVSKLSNSLKISPFSSLSEKPAEQSTIFQTRKENVSVSKDVEYNWLKSPTVVPQEQSTSTPDSTATIACTTSSSDTGKKDVSKTQPFPCNNIFSFSSNNCILECKSSPVISFEGTVKSTSNSLSSSSMLFLSNNNKNESEKMKIESIDNAHPVVEKSTPPICTVAISELTSPKCSNSFFSFDLSMKTETEDTLVQQNSLCGPAVVRSLFSTGLPSKESNVSSTHPSVASTKPQIDVKVEDSLNIAETYKSHQDLEEISRKEDELDTLQLQNATCLTPVTCGDTFLGGSAHAVGKEYETLNHSDSDIEELSQASMSSDCSSASEYFSVAEDKTASEKTGTCTIENETEENSLQGQEIKSTSIQNSWSEM; from the exons ATGGAGGCCAGCCTGACCTGCGCCGTCTGCCTCGGCCTCTTTGAGGACCCGGTCACGCTGCCGCTCTGCTCCCACAACTTCTGCAAACGCTGCGTGCTGGAGTGCCTGGCCTCCGGGGAGCCCGGCCCGCCCGCCTCGCCCCGCGCGGGCCAGGCCCCGCGCTTCTGCTGCCCGctctgcaggaagctctgcccGCTGCCGCGCGGCGGCTGCGCGGCGCTGCCCGTCAACACCACGCTGGCGGAGGTGGTGAAGTTGTACCGGGCCGGCGGGGGCAAGGCGGGGGCGCTGAGCCCCCCGCCGGCGTTCGGAGCAGCCTGCGAGAAGCACCCGGCCCGCCTGGTGCAGCTGTACTGCCGGATGTGCCGCCAGGCGGGCTGCGGCCAGTGCGTGTCTGAGGAGCACCAGGGCATCTTCCACGCCGTCAACCTCCTCGACACCGTGTACCAGGAGGAGAAA TTAACCTTCTTTAGCAGCCTGAAGAAACTGAGAGCAATAAATGAGAACTTGGTGAAGGAACTATCAAGTCATCCAAAAGATACTGAG ATCTTGAACAAAGAAGCAGAGATAATTATGTTGGAATTTGAAGAAATTTTCAAAACTCTGGAAATGAGAAAAAAGGAATTGCTAGAAGATATTGAAAGTCAGAGAagtaagaaagaaaaagaatatcAAATTTGGAAGAAAATGAAGGAAACTCACAAGAAAACCATTGAGAGTTTCCTGAAGGATTGTGAAAAGCTTGTTGATGAATGTGATCCTGAGCGTTTCCTGGAG GTGGCATGTGGCTTGAATAAAAG aatgAAGACTCAGCTTGACCTGATGCACATAGCATGTAGCTATGAAAAATCACCAGAGTCTACCCAAAAGCAAATGGATATCAAATCTGTGATTAATGAAATCTTGGCCTTACAGCTGACTTCAGTTGATTCATGCGTCGTTAAAG AACTTTCTTCTGGAGGAAATGAAGGTTTAACAGGAAAGTATGCATATAAAAATAGTGCAAAACAATGGAAAGATCAGAAAAACATACACAACACATATTAT CCTGTAGTTGGACATGAGGAAACTTTGACTGACGGTCGTAAAATCTGTACTCGCTTAATGTCAATATCAGAAATGTCAACGTTTCAAAACATGAGTCATGAG GAAGTACGTTATAATTATTATATGGGTCATCGGACATCAGATCAGTTGAAGATGCAGACTTCACCTGCAAATACGAAGCATACATTTGTGATAACTGATTCTTCGAAGGATATGTTTTCAGCAGTTCCCCTTCTGGCCTCACCTCCCAAAGTGAAAGATGCACAGAGAATAAGAACACAAAAATTACAAAAAGGAAGTTTTAGTAACACTAGTTTTTCCAGTTCCAGTAGTTACAGATTCAGCTTTCCACCTGTGAACTGGAATTTCTCTGAATTGAACAGTGACTTGAAGTTATTTAATGGAACAAGATCTCCGGAAGTAAGCAAACTAACCTCCCCATCAGAAAATTTCAATGGCTTGGtaataaaaaacaaagtaaaaatggCTCAATCCTCACCGGTTCCCATTTCTGCAAAAACACTAGCAAGTCCTAGCACTTCAACTGGCTTACCAGAATCAGCAACAAAACCTGTTCCTGTTTCAAAACCCACCTTTTTAGGTGCTCCCACACAGAGCCTTTCTGCTCCACATTTTATCCCCAATTTGGGTAATAACTCAACCTTACCCAATTTAAATAAGGCTGCAGCtacatttttcttcaaaaaagAGAAGAATAATTCGGTTTTCCCCACTTTTTATGTGGGAAGGTGTGATACTCAAGATGAAATAGGCAGTCAACATGGAAATTGTACGAAGTTTAACTCTTCAGCTTTAACTGAGGCTAAagttgctgctgcctctgcaagTCCTAAACTAGAGTCATCAGAAAGTGGAAAGCCAGTTTTTTCATTTACCTTTAGCAATTCGGAAAGAGATTGTTTTACAGTATCCAAACTCAGCAATTCATTGAAGATTTCACCATTTTCCAGCCTATCTGAGAAGCCAGCTGAACAAAGTACAATATTTCAGACTAGAAAAGAGAACGTTTCTGTAAGCAAAGACGTAGAATATAACTGGCTAAAATCTCCTACAGTAGTCCCTCAGGAGCAGAGTACCAGTACCCCAGATTCCACTGCTACTATAGCCTGTACTACATCTAGTAGTGACACTGGAAAGAAAGATGTTTCCAAGACCCAGCCTTTCCCCTGTAATAACATATTTTCCTTCTCATCCAATAATTGTATTCTGGAATGTAAATCTTCACCTGTAATCTCATTTGAAGGCACTGTCAAGAGTACTTCCAACTCACTATCTTCCTCCTCGATGCTGTTTTtatctaataataataaaaatgaaagtgaaaaaatgaaaatagaatcaaTTGACAATGCACATCCAGTTGTAGAAAAATCTACACCTCCAATATGTACAGTGGCCATATCTGAACTTACAAGTCCGAAGTGTAGcaattcctttttttcttttgaccTATCTATGAAGACTGAAACTGAAGACACTCTTGTTCAACAGAATTCTTTGTGTGGTCCAGCTGTAGTCCGCTCTCTATTTTCAACAGGCCTTCCTAGTAAAGAAAGTAATGTATCTTCCACTCATCCTAGTGTTGCATCAACTAAACCTCAAATAGATGTGAAAGTTGAAGATAGTTTAAATATTGCTGAAACCTATAAGTCTCACCAAGATTTAGAAGAGATTTCTAGGAAGGAAGATGAACTTGACACTCTGCAGTTACAGAACGCAACTTGTCTAACTCCAGTGACATGTGGTGATACATTTTTAGGAGGCTCGGCACATGCAGTAGGTAAAGAATATGAAACACTAAATCATTCAGATTCTGATATAGAAGAGCTAAGTCAGGCATCAATGTCTAGTGACTGTAGTAGTGCATCAGAATATTTTTCGGTTGCAGAAGACAAAACAGCTAGTGAAAAAACAGGTACATGCACCATAGAGAATGAAACAGAAGAGAATTCCCTTCAAG GACAGGAAATTAAGTCTACATCCATACAGAACAGTTGGTCAGAAATGTAA
- the LOC120405906 gene encoding uncharacterized protein LOC120405906 isoform X1, with product MEASLTCAVCLGLFEDPVTLPLCSHNFCKRCVLECLASGEPGPPASPRAGQAPRFCCPLCRKLCPLPRGGCAALPVNTTLAEVVKLYRAGGGKAGALSPPPAFGAACEKHPARLVQLYCRMCRQAGCGQCVSEEHQGIFHAVNLLDTVYQEEKLTFFSSLKKLRAINENLVKELSSHPKDTEILNKEAEIIMLEFEEIFKTLEMRKKELLEDIESQRSKKEKEYQIWKKMKETHKKTIESFLKDCEKLVDECDPERFLEVACGLNKRMKTQLDLMHIACSYEKSPESTQKQMDIKSVINEILALQLTSVDSCVVKELSSGGNEGLTGKYAYKNSAKQWKDQKNIHNTYYPVVGHEETLTDGRKICTRLMSISEMSTFQNMSHEEVRYNYYMGHRTSDQLKMQTSPANTKHTFVITDSSKDMFSAVPLLASPPKVKDAQRIRTQKLQKGSFSNTSFSSSSSYRFSFPPVNWNFSELNSDLKLFNGTRSPEVSKLTSPSENFNGLVIKNKVKMAQSSPVPISAKTLASPSTSTGLPESATKPVPVSKPTFLGAPTQSLSAPHFIPNLGNNSTLPNLNKAAATFFFKKEKNNSVFPTFYVGRCDTQDEIGSQHGNCTKFNSSALTEAKVAAASASPKLESSESGKPVFSFTFSNSERDCFTVSKLSNSLKISPFSSLSEKPAEQSTIFQTRKENVSVSKDVEYNWLKSPTVVPQEQSTSTPDSTATIACTTSSSDTGKKDVSKTQPFPCNNIFSFSSNNCILECKSSPVISFEGTVKSTSNSLSSSSMLFLSNNNKNESEKMKIESIDNAHPVVEKSTPPICTVAISELTSPKCSNSFFSFDLSMKTETEDTLVQQNSLCGPAVVRSLFSTGLPSKESNVSSTHPSVASTKPQIDVKVEDSLNIAETYKSHQDLEEISRKEDELDTLQLQNATCLTPVTCGDTFLGGSAHAVGKEYETLNHSDSDIEELSQASMSSDCSSASEYFSVAEDKTASEKTGTCTIENETEENSLQALPSIWGIDEPGPSDSFGMRETGLVLCLLPPLIKEHCKYAKLRDYAKNDTTKIPNTVLLLSFSLAWRVLAIHPEGSCKIWNSLVLVLCSLILGPKPSDQLTINTNILNL from the exons ATGGAGGCCAGCCTGACCTGCGCCGTCTGCCTCGGCCTCTTTGAGGACCCGGTCACGCTGCCGCTCTGCTCCCACAACTTCTGCAAACGCTGCGTGCTGGAGTGCCTGGCCTCCGGGGAGCCCGGCCCGCCCGCCTCGCCCCGCGCGGGCCAGGCCCCGCGCTTCTGCTGCCCGctctgcaggaagctctgcccGCTGCCGCGCGGCGGCTGCGCGGCGCTGCCCGTCAACACCACGCTGGCGGAGGTGGTGAAGTTGTACCGGGCCGGCGGGGGCAAGGCGGGGGCGCTGAGCCCCCCGCCGGCGTTCGGAGCAGCCTGCGAGAAGCACCCGGCCCGCCTGGTGCAGCTGTACTGCCGGATGTGCCGCCAGGCGGGCTGCGGCCAGTGCGTGTCTGAGGAGCACCAGGGCATCTTCCACGCCGTCAACCTCCTCGACACCGTGTACCAGGAGGAGAAA TTAACCTTCTTTAGCAGCCTGAAGAAACTGAGAGCAATAAATGAGAACTTGGTGAAGGAACTATCAAGTCATCCAAAAGATACTGAG ATCTTGAACAAAGAAGCAGAGATAATTATGTTGGAATTTGAAGAAATTTTCAAAACTCTGGAAATGAGAAAAAAGGAATTGCTAGAAGATATTGAAAGTCAGAGAagtaagaaagaaaaagaatatcAAATTTGGAAGAAAATGAAGGAAACTCACAAGAAAACCATTGAGAGTTTCCTGAAGGATTGTGAAAAGCTTGTTGATGAATGTGATCCTGAGCGTTTCCTGGAG GTGGCATGTGGCTTGAATAAAAG aatgAAGACTCAGCTTGACCTGATGCACATAGCATGTAGCTATGAAAAATCACCAGAGTCTACCCAAAAGCAAATGGATATCAAATCTGTGATTAATGAAATCTTGGCCTTACAGCTGACTTCAGTTGATTCATGCGTCGTTAAAG AACTTTCTTCTGGAGGAAATGAAGGTTTAACAGGAAAGTATGCATATAAAAATAGTGCAAAACAATGGAAAGATCAGAAAAACATACACAACACATATTAT CCTGTAGTTGGACATGAGGAAACTTTGACTGACGGTCGTAAAATCTGTACTCGCTTAATGTCAATATCAGAAATGTCAACGTTTCAAAACATGAGTCATGAG GAAGTACGTTATAATTATTATATGGGTCATCGGACATCAGATCAGTTGAAGATGCAGACTTCACCTGCAAATACGAAGCATACATTTGTGATAACTGATTCTTCGAAGGATATGTTTTCAGCAGTTCCCCTTCTGGCCTCACCTCCCAAAGTGAAAGATGCACAGAGAATAAGAACACAAAAATTACAAAAAGGAAGTTTTAGTAACACTAGTTTTTCCAGTTCCAGTAGTTACAGATTCAGCTTTCCACCTGTGAACTGGAATTTCTCTGAATTGAACAGTGACTTGAAGTTATTTAATGGAACAAGATCTCCGGAAGTAAGCAAACTAACCTCCCCATCAGAAAATTTCAATGGCTTGGtaataaaaaacaaagtaaaaatggCTCAATCCTCACCGGTTCCCATTTCTGCAAAAACACTAGCAAGTCCTAGCACTTCAACTGGCTTACCAGAATCAGCAACAAAACCTGTTCCTGTTTCAAAACCCACCTTTTTAGGTGCTCCCACACAGAGCCTTTCTGCTCCACATTTTATCCCCAATTTGGGTAATAACTCAACCTTACCCAATTTAAATAAGGCTGCAGCtacatttttcttcaaaaaagAGAAGAATAATTCGGTTTTCCCCACTTTTTATGTGGGAAGGTGTGATACTCAAGATGAAATAGGCAGTCAACATGGAAATTGTACGAAGTTTAACTCTTCAGCTTTAACTGAGGCTAAagttgctgctgcctctgcaagTCCTAAACTAGAGTCATCAGAAAGTGGAAAGCCAGTTTTTTCATTTACCTTTAGCAATTCGGAAAGAGATTGTTTTACAGTATCCAAACTCAGCAATTCATTGAAGATTTCACCATTTTCCAGCCTATCTGAGAAGCCAGCTGAACAAAGTACAATATTTCAGACTAGAAAAGAGAACGTTTCTGTAAGCAAAGACGTAGAATATAACTGGCTAAAATCTCCTACAGTAGTCCCTCAGGAGCAGAGTACCAGTACCCCAGATTCCACTGCTACTATAGCCTGTACTACATCTAGTAGTGACACTGGAAAGAAAGATGTTTCCAAGACCCAGCCTTTCCCCTGTAATAACATATTTTCCTTCTCATCCAATAATTGTATTCTGGAATGTAAATCTTCACCTGTAATCTCATTTGAAGGCACTGTCAAGAGTACTTCCAACTCACTATCTTCCTCCTCGATGCTGTTTTtatctaataataataaaaatgaaagtgaaaaaatgaaaatagaatcaaTTGACAATGCACATCCAGTTGTAGAAAAATCTACACCTCCAATATGTACAGTGGCCATATCTGAACTTACAAGTCCGAAGTGTAGcaattcctttttttcttttgaccTATCTATGAAGACTGAAACTGAAGACACTCTTGTTCAACAGAATTCTTTGTGTGGTCCAGCTGTAGTCCGCTCTCTATTTTCAACAGGCCTTCCTAGTAAAGAAAGTAATGTATCTTCCACTCATCCTAGTGTTGCATCAACTAAACCTCAAATAGATGTGAAAGTTGAAGATAGTTTAAATATTGCTGAAACCTATAAGTCTCACCAAGATTTAGAAGAGATTTCTAGGAAGGAAGATGAACTTGACACTCTGCAGTTACAGAACGCAACTTGTCTAACTCCAGTGACATGTGGTGATACATTTTTAGGAGGCTCGGCACATGCAGTAGGTAAAGAATATGAAACACTAAATCATTCAGATTCTGATATAGAAGAGCTAAGTCAGGCATCAATGTCTAGTGACTGTAGTAGTGCATCAGAATATTTTTCGGTTGCAGAAGACAAAACAGCTAGTGAAAAAACAGGTACATGCACCATAGAGAATGAAACAGAAGAGAATTCCCTTCAAG